One Deltaproteobacteria bacterium RBG_16_64_85 DNA segment encodes these proteins:
- a CDS encoding polysulfide reductase — translation MKKIWEFFKGTLVLVVKGSVAYYAWVFSLLAMMAIGTVAYAYQLQNGLIVTAMRDQVSWGFYISNFTFLVGVAAAAVLLVIPAYVYHWKPIKEIAVLGEMLAVSAMVMCLLFVTVDIGRPDRFWHLIPKIGILNFPQSLLAWDVVVLNLYLVLNLVIAVYILYNLYHRREPNPSFTVPLILFSIPAAVSIHTVTAFLYNGLGARPFWNASILAPRFLASAFCSGPAFMIMLFQVIRKYTKTEIKDEAIFKVAELIAYSMFLNLFLLGAEVFKEYYSDTIHLAPMQYLFQGLHGHTTLVPYIWTAMFFNVTAFLLFLIPQTRENYVTLNIGCVLIFIGVYIEKGMGLVIPGLAPDVLGEIYDYAPTGIEFLLTMGIWATGLFVYTMLLRVAIPILNGDFHVGEDGVTPVIADQRFIVQRHGRVSGGPGVEAEA, via the coding sequence ATGAAAAAGATCTGGGAATTCTTCAAGGGAACGCTCGTCCTCGTGGTCAAGGGGAGCGTGGCGTATTACGCCTGGGTCTTTTCCCTGCTGGCGATGATGGCGATCGGCACGGTCGCCTACGCGTACCAGCTCCAGAACGGGCTGATCGTCACCGCGATGCGGGACCAGGTGTCCTGGGGATTCTACATTTCCAACTTCACCTTCCTGGTCGGCGTGGCGGCCGCCGCCGTCCTGCTCGTCATCCCCGCCTACGTCTACCACTGGAAGCCGATCAAGGAAATCGCGGTCCTGGGCGAGATGCTGGCGGTCTCCGCCATGGTGATGTGCCTCCTGTTCGTCACGGTCGACATCGGGCGGCCCGACCGGTTCTGGCACCTGATCCCGAAGATCGGGATCCTCAACTTCCCCCAGTCGCTCCTGGCCTGGGACGTGGTGGTGCTGAACCTCTACCTCGTCCTGAACCTCGTGATCGCCGTCTACATCCTCTACAACCTCTACCACCGGCGGGAGCCGAACCCGTCGTTTACCGTCCCGCTGATCCTGTTCTCCATCCCGGCGGCCGTCTCCATCCACACGGTGACGGCGTTCCTTTACAACGGGCTGGGCGCCCGTCCCTTCTGGAACGCCTCGATCCTCGCGCCCCGCTTCCTGGCGTCGGCGTTCTGCTCCGGGCCGGCCTTCATGATCATGCTCTTCCAGGTGATCCGGAAATACACCAAGACCGAAATCAAGGACGAGGCGATCTTCAAGGTCGCCGAGCTGATCGCCTACTCGATGTTCCTCAACCTGTTCCTGCTGGGCGCGGAAGTGTTCAAGGAATACTATTCGGACACGATCCATCTGGCCCCGATGCAGTACCTCTTCCAGGGGCTCCACGGGCACACCACCCTGGTCCCGTACATCTGGACGGCGATGTTCTTCAACGTCACCGCGTTCCTGCTCTTCCTCATCCCGCAGACCCGGGAAAACTACGTGACGCTGAACATCGGGTGCGTCCTTATCTTCATCGGGGTCTACATCGAAAAGGGGATGGGGCTCGTGATCCCGGGGCTGGCGCCCGACGTGCTGGGGGAAATCTACGACTATGCCCCCACCGGGATCGAGTTCCTGTTGACGATGGGGATCTGGGCGACCGGGCTCTTCGTCTACACCATGCTCCTGCGGGTGGCGATTCCGATCCTGAACGGCGACTTCCACGTCGGGGAGGACGGCGTGACGCCGGTCATCGCGGACCAGAGGTTCATCGTCCAACGGCATGGACGGGTTTCCGGCGGGCCGGGGGTCGAGGCGGAGGCTTAG
- a CDS encoding 4Fe-4S ferredoxin, with protein sequence MSDKETRDRNAFRLSRRKALKGLAAGLGALALPGKDASASVWEAFFQKNFRELDKTELQKVLARLEKEYSARFGKAVKVKATPPIEGVLFGYALDLSRCIGCRRCVYGCVGENNPSREPQIHWIRVLRMKKEKGVFLEEAEHYYNPSKVPEPGHFYMPVQCHQCKNPPCTKVCPVQATWTENDGIVVVDYNWCIGCRYCMAACPYGARHFNWKKPGLPAAELNPDTHYLGNRPRPVGVVEKCTFCIQRVRESAGRYPACVEVCPVGARKFGNLLDPESEVRYIIENKRVFILKEDLNTQPKFYYFYAT encoded by the coding sequence ATGTCGGATAAGGAAACGCGCGACCGGAACGCCTTCCGGCTCTCGCGCCGCAAGGCGTTGAAGGGACTGGCCGCGGGCTTGGGCGCCCTCGCTCTTCCCGGGAAGGACGCGTCCGCCTCCGTCTGGGAGGCGTTTTTCCAGAAGAATTTCCGGGAGCTCGACAAGACGGAACTGCAGAAGGTCCTCGCCCGCCTGGAGAAAGAGTACAGCGCCCGGTTCGGAAAGGCGGTCAAGGTAAAGGCGACCCCTCCCATCGAGGGGGTCCTGTTCGGGTACGCCCTCGACCTCTCGCGCTGCATCGGGTGCCGCCGCTGCGTCTACGGCTGCGTCGGGGAGAACAACCCGTCCAGGGAGCCGCAGATCCACTGGATCCGGGTCCTCCGGATGAAAAAGGAGAAGGGGGTCTTCCTGGAGGAGGCGGAGCATTACTACAACCCCTCCAAGGTCCCCGAGCCGGGGCACTTCTATATGCCCGTGCAATGCCACCAGTGCAAGAACCCGCCGTGCACGAAGGTATGTCCGGTCCAGGCGACGTGGACGGAGAACGACGGGATCGTCGTGGTGGACTACAACTGGTGCATCGGCTGCCGCTACTGCATGGCGGCGTGCCCCTACGGCGCGCGGCACTTCAACTGGAAGAAGCCCGGGCTGCCGGCGGCCGAGCTCAACCCGGACACGCACTACCTGGGGAACCGTCCCCGCCCCGTCGGGGTGGTGGAGAAGTGCACCTTCTGCATCCAGCGCGTCCGGGAGAGCGCGGGGCGATACCCGGCGTGCGTCGAAGTGTGCCCGGTGGGGGCCCGCAAGTTCGGGAACCTGCTCGACCCGGAGAGCGAGGTTCGCTACATCATCGAAAACAAGCGGGTGTTCATCCTCAAGGAGGACCTGAACACCCAGCCGAAGTTCTACTACTTCTACGCGACGTAA
- a CDS encoding HflC protein has product MDERNVYSASETMLSAMKKGPARKALIIVAILAFFMFLKPWVQIGAGERGVVLNFGAVQENVFGEGLHFRIPVMQRVAIMDVKVQKAVTDATSASADLQDVTSSVALNYHVIPDKANVVYQTIGIHFKERIIDPAIQEVMKAVSARYSAEELITKRAAVSEAMRANLAERLMPNNIAVDAVSIVAFSFSKIFTEAIESKQTAEQLALKARRDLDRIKIEAEQKITAARAEAESLRLQRANISPDLIELRKIEANLKAIDKWNGILPQVTGGGAVPFIGVGELQKR; this is encoded by the coding sequence ATGGATGAAAGAAATGTTTACAGTGCAAGTGAGACGATGCTGTCTGCGATGAAGAAAGGACCTGCGAGGAAGGCGCTGATCATTGTAGCAATCCTGGCCTTTTTCATGTTCTTGAAGCCATGGGTTCAGATTGGGGCAGGTGAAAGAGGGGTTGTCCTTAATTTTGGTGCTGTTCAGGAGAATGTGTTTGGAGAAGGGCTGCATTTCAGGATACCTGTAATGCAGAGGGTTGCCATAATGGATGTCAAGGTTCAAAAGGCAGTAACTGATGCCACATCAGCCTCAGCTGATCTTCAGGATGTGACTTCATCGGTTGCGCTTAACTATCATGTCATACCTGATAAGGCAAATGTTGTCTATCAAACCATTGGGATACACTTCAAGGAGCGTATTATAGACCCTGCAATACAAGAGGTAATGAAAGCTGTGTCAGCCAGGTATTCAGCAGAAGAGCTTATAACAAAGAGAGCAGCAGTAAGCGAGGCAATGAGAGCAAACCTTGCTGAAAGACTTATGCCTAATAATATAGCAGTTGATGCGGTTTCTATTGTCGCTTTCAGCTTCTCTAAAATATTTACGGAGGCTATTGAGTCAAAGCAGACAGCAGAACAGCTTGCACTAAAGGCAAGGAGAGACCTGGATAGAATAAAGATAGAGGCAGAGCAGAAGATTACAGCAGCAAGGGCAGAGGCGGAATCCTTGAGGCTGCAGAGAGCGAATATTTCACCGGACCTTATAGAGCTTAGAAAGATCGAGGCCAATCTCAAGGCCATAGATAAATGGAATGGGATACTCCCCCAGGTTACAGGGGGCGGGGCGGTACCGTTTATTGGCGTAGGTGAGCTGCAGAAGAGATAA
- a CDS encoding GTP-binding protein TypA — translation MRPSDIRNVAIIAHVDHGKTTLVDAMLKQSGVFREHQAVPDRVMDSTDLEREKGITILAKNTAVVYRGVKINIVDTPGHADFGGEVERTLKMVDGVLLLVDASEGPLPQTRFVLSKALEQALPVILVVNKIDRPDARIDEVISEVYDLFIDLDAAEEQLEFPILLTNARAGTAREKDGGEGRDLRPLFDRILTHVPPPSGDPSAPLQFLVTSLDYSDYIGRLAVGRVFSGTLRAGEAVSICGKDGAMERVKVALLYGYEGLSREEIPEAGAGEIVAVAGAPLITIGDTVSDAMAPRPLPRIAVDEPTVSMVFSINTSPVAGREGKYVTSRQLRERLAKELLANVALRIDFSGTDAFTVMGRGELQLAILIEMMRREGFELSVSRPEVVTKTGNGVLKEPVEMLFVDIPEAYLGTVTQRLGARKAKMTKMVNPGHGRVRLEYRIPSRGLIGFRSEFLTETRGTGLLNHLFDGYEPWQGPIPERINGALVADRSGRATAYAIFHLQSRGAFFIGEGTQVYEGMIVGENSRPVDIDINVTKEKKLTNIRAAGADEALRLVPPRILSLEGALEFINEDELAEVTPSSLRLRKKVLEANRRPRKKEPAI, via the coding sequence ATGCGACCCTCCGACATCCGCAACGTGGCGATCATCGCCCACGTGGACCACGGCAAGACCACGCTGGTCGACGCGATGCTCAAACAGAGCGGCGTCTTCCGCGAACATCAGGCCGTTCCCGATCGCGTGATGGACTCGACCGACCTGGAGCGGGAGAAGGGGATCACGATCCTGGCGAAGAACACCGCCGTGGTCTACCGGGGGGTGAAGATCAACATCGTGGACACCCCGGGCCACGCCGATTTCGGCGGGGAGGTGGAGCGCACCCTGAAGATGGTCGACGGGGTGCTCCTGCTGGTGGACGCTTCCGAGGGGCCGCTCCCCCAGACCCGCTTCGTCCTTTCGAAGGCGCTGGAACAGGCACTCCCGGTGATCCTGGTCGTCAACAAGATCGACCGTCCGGACGCCCGGATCGACGAGGTGATCAGCGAGGTCTACGACCTGTTCATCGACCTGGACGCGGCGGAGGAGCAGCTGGAATTCCCGATCCTCCTGACGAACGCCCGCGCGGGGACGGCACGGGAGAAAGACGGCGGGGAGGGGAGAGACCTCCGCCCTCTGTTCGACCGGATCCTCACCCACGTACCGCCTCCGTCCGGGGATCCTTCCGCCCCCCTGCAGTTCCTGGTGACGAGCCTGGACTACAGCGACTACATCGGTCGGCTGGCCGTGGGGAGGGTTTTCTCCGGGACCCTCCGCGCCGGGGAGGCCGTGTCCATTTGCGGAAAGGACGGGGCGATGGAGCGCGTCAAGGTCGCGCTCCTCTACGGCTACGAAGGGCTTTCCCGGGAGGAGATCCCGGAAGCCGGAGCGGGAGAGATCGTGGCCGTCGCAGGAGCTCCGCTGATCACCATCGGGGACACGGTTTCCGACGCGATGGCGCCGCGCCCCCTGCCGCGGATCGCGGTCGACGAGCCGACGGTGTCGATGGTCTTCTCGATCAATACCTCTCCGGTCGCCGGGAGAGAGGGGAAATACGTCACCTCACGGCAGCTTCGGGAGCGACTTGCGAAGGAACTACTCGCCAACGTGGCGCTCCGGATCGACTTCTCCGGGACCGACGCATTCACCGTGATGGGTCGCGGGGAGCTGCAGCTGGCGATCCTCATCGAGATGATGCGCCGCGAAGGATTCGAGTTGTCGGTTTCCCGCCCCGAGGTGGTCACGAAAACCGGGAACGGAGTGCTCAAGGAGCCGGTGGAGATGCTGTTCGTCGATATCCCCGAGGCCTACCTGGGAACGGTGACTCAACGCCTGGGGGCCCGCAAGGCGAAGATGACGAAGATGGTCAATCCCGGGCATGGGCGGGTGCGCCTCGAATACCGGATTCCGTCGCGGGGGCTCATCGGGTTCCGCTCGGAGTTCCTCACGGAGACGCGCGGGACGGGGCTGCTCAACCATCTTTTCGACGGGTACGAGCCGTGGCAGGGCCCGATCCCGGAGAGGATCAACGGGGCGCTGGTGGCCGACCGGTCAGGCCGGGCGACCGCCTACGCGATCTTCCATCTCCAGTCCCGCGGCGCCTTCTTCATCGGGGAAGGGACGCAGGTCTACGAAGGGATGATCGTCGGGGAGAACTCCCGTCCCGTGGACATCGACATCAATGTAACGAAGGAGAAGAAGCTCACCAACATCCGCGCGGCCGGCGCCGACGAGGCGCTTCGCCTGGTCCCGCCGAGGATCCTGTCGCTGGAGGGCGCGCTCGAGTTCATCAACGAGGACGAGCTGGCCGAGGTGACGCCGTCCTCGCTGCGTCTCCGGAAGAAGGTCCTGGAGGCCAATCGCCGTCCCAGGAAAAAAGAGCCGGCTATTTAA